In Vibrio sp. NTOU-M3, the following proteins share a genomic window:
- a CDS encoding HDOD domain-containing protein: MRILLVDDERMVLNGLKRALFSTGWKLHTAESGVEALQLLKENEIDLIISDMRMPGMDGSELLEKISKLYPSIIRASLSGYADPEITIKGGFFAHQAFMKPCDPAVIKTEVNRIADILNLFPDRIIQSAIGKITSLPITPKLFFKVKGMLNSPQASMHDVAEIISQDPAMCAKIIHISNNAIFRGQKEISNVSEAITRLGSQIVINIIAMLEVYSISLNESSEPLEELQSECLKVASLAMKMVDSEQKDVTFLAGILHRIGEYVRIMIVPELMKAYLHTSNKGKDKAHLEKHLFHTKSEQLGGYLLHFWGFPLPIIEAVLICNEPDELIKYPFGAATAVYIASKLIKNEEVDGNLVSFFQLEDKLEIWKKSIE, from the coding sequence ATGAGAATACTGTTAGTTGATGATGAAAGGATGGTACTCAATGGGCTCAAACGGGCACTTTTTAGTACTGGTTGGAAGTTACACACAGCTGAAAGCGGGGTAGAAGCTCTTCAACTGCTAAAAGAAAATGAAATCGATTTAATCATTTCCGATATGAGAATGCCGGGTATGGATGGCTCAGAATTATTAGAGAAAATCAGTAAGCTCTACCCTAGTATTATCCGAGCTTCATTATCAGGGTACGCTGACCCAGAAATTACGATAAAGGGTGGATTCTTTGCTCATCAAGCATTTATGAAACCTTGCGACCCAGCAGTAATAAAAACTGAAGTAAACCGTATTGCTGATATTTTGAACCTCTTCCCTGATAGAATAATTCAAAGTGCCATTGGGAAAATCACCTCCCTACCCATCACACCAAAGTTATTCTTTAAAGTAAAAGGGATGTTAAATAGTCCACAGGCATCAATGCATGATGTAGCGGAAATAATCAGTCAAGATCCGGCAATGTGCGCGAAGATTATCCATATATCAAATAACGCTATTTTTAGAGGGCAAAAAGAGATTAGTAATGTCTCCGAAGCCATTACCCGCCTTGGTAGCCAGATAGTTATCAACATCATCGCTATGTTAGAGGTTTATTCAATCTCGCTGAACGAATCGAGTGAGCCTTTAGAGGAATTGCAATCCGAATGCCTCAAGGTTGCTTCTTTGGCTATGAAAATGGTCGACAGCGAACAGAAAGATGTTACCTTCCTTGCGGGTATTCTCCATCGAATAGGAGAATACGTCCGAATTATGATCGTTCCTGAACTAATGAAAGCTTACCTCCACACCTCAAATAAAGGGAAAGACAAAGCACACCTAGAAAAGCATCTATTCCATACTAAATCAGAGCAACTAGGCGGATATCTGCTGCATTTCTGGGGTTTTCCATTACCAATTATTGAAGCAGTATTGATATGTAATGAACCAGATGAATTGATCAAATACCCATTTGGAGCAGCGACTGCTGTTTATATCGCCAGTAAATTAATCAAAAATGAAGAAGTTGATGGCAACTTAGTATCTTTCTTCCAGCTTGAAGACAAACTGGAAATTTGGAAAAAGTCCATTGAGTAA
- a CDS encoding MHYT domain-containing protein, protein MLEFWRFKSITELDYVLVTGEFNLYLVLLSVIISSMAAYSCLIVIERMWYSNAAQTIKLWKLFGSVVFGLGVWAMHFTGMLAFMLPLPMSYHTGMTALSFLPPMVGAFFAFQILYHQTFSFWEIQLSALCLALGIGSMHYLGMEAMQMDALMVYDLGWFIFSIVVAHLFAMIAIFLIKAQHHFRSDNVQKRIFIATIMGLSVAGMHYTAMGAVDFYQYIDIGIESSQEHMSNAHYIALIVAFFVFLIVATTIFCSIVDSRLQQAESTIEESITREKDIVNNLADGLIIVDETGVIDSINFMGLKMFDYLDHQASGLNIKTLMPTFNMHSFHDHTHQEIEHSNNITIKGVKNGGKSFPIEVSLSNMSIRSDDKRLFNCVIRDISKRVELENQLRQAQKLESMGQLAAGIAHEINTPTQYVSDNTIFLKDAFSTCLSTIQQIKSITENVTKESCQNCQNDIKTVIESSDLDFISEEIPLALDQSLEGLQRISKIVKAMKSFSHSNNNEMQQVDLAEAIESTITIARGEWRYVAELQTNFDNSLPTIPCFRDEFNQVILNFVINAAHAIEEKFGSENIGNAQQGKITISTSLEPNFAVITIEDNGTGIPDGIKNRIFDPFFTTKEVGKGTGQGLNLAYSIIVELHKGVILTDTTVGEGTKFTIKLPIALSSDELEAK, encoded by the coding sequence ATGTTGGAATTCTGGCGCTTTAAATCAATCACTGAACTAGATTATGTACTGGTTACTGGTGAGTTTAATCTATATCTAGTTCTACTGTCAGTCATCATATCAAGTATGGCCGCATACTCTTGCCTCATTGTTATAGAGAGAATGTGGTATTCAAATGCCGCGCAAACCATCAAATTATGGAAGTTATTTGGTAGTGTTGTATTTGGCTTAGGTGTTTGGGCCATGCATTTTACGGGCATGCTCGCATTCATGTTACCGCTGCCAATGTCTTATCATACAGGTATGACAGCACTCTCTTTCTTACCTCCAATGGTAGGTGCTTTTTTTGCTTTTCAGATTTTATACCATCAGACGTTTTCTTTTTGGGAAATTCAATTAAGTGCTTTATGTTTAGCTCTGGGTATTGGCTCTATGCACTACCTAGGTATGGAAGCGATGCAAATGGATGCCTTGATGGTCTACGACTTAGGCTGGTTCATCTTCTCGATTGTCGTTGCCCACCTTTTTGCCATGATCGCGATATTTCTTATCAAAGCCCAACACCACTTTCGAAGTGATAATGTACAGAAACGTATTTTTATTGCCACAATTATGGGCTTGTCAGTGGCTGGGATGCACTATACCGCCATGGGTGCCGTCGATTTCTATCAATACATCGATATAGGAATCGAAAGCTCGCAAGAGCACATGAGCAATGCACACTATATTGCGTTAATTGTTGCGTTTTTTGTATTTCTGATTGTCGCTACGACCATTTTCTGTTCAATTGTCGATAGTCGTTTGCAACAAGCTGAATCAACCATTGAGGAAAGTATTACTAGAGAAAAAGACATTGTAAACAACTTGGCTGATGGATTAATTATTGTAGATGAAACAGGTGTAATAGACAGCATTAATTTTATGGGACTTAAGATGTTTGATTACCTCGATCATCAAGCAAGTGGTCTTAATATCAAGACTCTGATGCCAACTTTTAATATGCATTCTTTTCACGATCATACTCACCAAGAAATAGAACATAGCAACAATATAACAATTAAAGGTGTAAAAAATGGAGGGAAATCTTTTCCAATCGAAGTTAGCCTTTCAAATATGTCTATTCGTAGCGATGACAAAAGATTATTTAATTGTGTTATACGCGATATATCGAAACGCGTAGAGCTTGAAAATCAATTAAGGCAAGCACAAAAGCTTGAGTCTATGGGACAACTAGCAGCAGGTATTGCTCACGAAATCAATACTCCAACTCAGTATGTTTCAGATAATACCATTTTTCTAAAAGATGCATTTTCTACCTGTTTATCTACTATTCAGCAAATCAAATCCATCACAGAAAATGTGACTAAAGAGTCTTGTCAAAACTGTCAAAATGACATTAAAACAGTTATAGAATCAAGCGATTTGGATTTTATTTCTGAAGAAATTCCTCTTGCTCTTGACCAATCGTTAGAAGGTTTGCAAAGAATCAGCAAAATAGTCAAAGCAATGAAATCATTTTCCCATTCGAATAATAATGAGATGCAACAAGTTGACTTAGCAGAAGCCATTGAATCAACGATTACTATTGCCCGCGGAGAATGGCGTTATGTAGCCGAGCTCCAAACAAATTTTGATAATAGTTTGCCAACTATTCCTTGTTTTAGAGATGAATTTAATCAAGTCATACTTAACTTTGTCATCAACGCAGCTCATGCAATTGAAGAAAAATTTGGTAGTGAAAATATAGGTAATGCTCAACAAGGAAAGATTACCATTTCAACATCTTTAGAGCCGAACTTTGCAGTCATCACCATTGAAGATAATGGCACGGGTATACCTGATGGAATTAAAAATCGTATTTTTGACCCATTTTTCACCACTAAAGAAGTAGGTAAAGGGACAGGACAAGGACTCAATTTAGCTTACTCCATCATTGTTGAACTTCATAAAGGGGTTATTCTCACCGATACCACTGTAGGTGAAGGAACGAAGTTTACGATAAAATTACCCATAGCCTTGTCGTCAGATGAACTGGAAGCAAAATAA